One Nocardioidaceae bacterium SCSIO 66511 genomic window carries:
- a CDS encoding cytochrome P450 → MRTVAKTDWGPERRSRVPGRVFATWACAFGFTRWGLRLGARRGDLLARMVVDQRLRADPFAGYDEVRAGGPVYLGRYIGATAKYTAANHVLRSDAFGVAGGTGGLPRPVERLLDRVADPGALGPLSPPSMLAIDPPEHTRNRRRVSRVFTPRAVARLESSVQAVADDLLDRITASGVNGFDLVGRYASQLPVAVISDILGVPENMRQRVLEWGDHAAVTLDPDLSWRTYRDAEQDLRAMYGWFDEHVAYLREHPGEDLLSELAQLDGEDRLDDDEMRATGLLVLGAGFETTVNLISNAVATLDAHPDQLAKAQQDDLWGNLVEEVLRYESPVQLTLREAYRDTEVEGVRVPKGQALLVMLAGANRDPEIFADPHRFDVTRSNAGDHLAFSSGVHYCLGASLARMEATVGLRTLYERFPDLRLDGRPVRKPTRVLRGFERLPVRFERSRTA, encoded by the coding sequence GTGCGTACTGTCGCGAAGACCGACTGGGGCCCGGAGCGTCGATCACGGGTTCCTGGTCGCGTCTTCGCGACCTGGGCCTGCGCGTTCGGGTTCACCCGCTGGGGTCTGCGGCTCGGTGCGCGGCGGGGTGATCTGCTCGCTCGCATGGTGGTCGATCAGCGGCTTCGTGCCGACCCGTTCGCCGGGTACGACGAGGTACGCGCCGGTGGCCCGGTCTACCTTGGCCGCTACATCGGAGCAACGGCCAAGTACACCGCGGCCAATCACGTCCTGCGTAGCGATGCGTTCGGGGTTGCGGGCGGCACGGGAGGCCTCCCCCGCCCCGTCGAACGACTACTCGACCGGGTCGCCGACCCAGGTGCGCTCGGCCCGCTGTCACCGCCGTCGATGCTCGCGATCGACCCGCCTGAGCACACTCGTAACCGGCGTCGCGTCTCGCGCGTGTTCACACCGCGAGCGGTCGCCCGCCTCGAGTCCAGCGTTCAAGCCGTCGCCGACGATCTGCTCGACCGCATCACGGCATCCGGGGTGAACGGGTTCGATCTGGTGGGGCGATACGCCTCCCAGCTGCCGGTCGCGGTCATCTCCGACATCCTCGGCGTACCGGAGAACATGCGTCAGCGCGTACTCGAGTGGGGTGACCATGCTGCGGTGACACTCGACCCAGATCTGTCCTGGCGTACGTACCGCGACGCCGAGCAGGATCTACGCGCCATGTACGGATGGTTCGACGAACACGTTGCCTACCTACGCGAGCATCCGGGCGAGGATCTGCTCAGCGAGCTCGCTCAGCTCGACGGCGAGGATCGTCTCGACGACGATGAGATGCGCGCGACCGGGTTGCTCGTACTCGGTGCCGGGTTCGAGACGACGGTCAACCTGATCAGCAACGCGGTCGCGACCCTGGACGCACACCCCGATCAGCTGGCGAAGGCGCAGCAGGACGACCTGTGGGGCAACCTCGTCGAGGAAGTGCTGCGCTACGAGTCTCCCGTGCAGTTGACGCTACGAGAGGCGTACCGGGATACCGAAGTCGAAGGCGTACGCGTGCCGAAGGGCCAGGCGCTTCTGGTGATGCTCGCCGGTGCCAACCGCGATCCGGAGATCTTCGCCGACCCGCACCGGTTCGACGTCACTCGCAGCAACGCCGGCGACCACCTGGCGTTCTCCTCGGGCGTGCACTATTGCCTCGGCGCCAGCCTCGCCCGAATGGAAGCGACGGTAGGGCTGCGAACGTTGTACGAGCGCTTCCCCGACCTCCGGTTGGACGGGCGGCCCGTACGCAAACCGACCCGCGTGCTGCGCGGGTTCGAGCGACTTCCGGTGCGATTCGAGCGCAGCCGAACGGCCTGA
- a CDS encoding cutinase family protein, with protein MKVRALLASAAMVAGGSMLAVGSTTAPASADAPCAPLQVVGVPGTGYELIFDGQGMPNGLDLLKPGVLIKDVAAKLQPERDAGRVTYQQVPYPADIGITMSYRKSVRVGTAATKTYIKAKSIQCPGSRFALIGYSQGARVAGNVLHSIGKGNGPIAPDKLAVGGLWSDPGRSTSDQLIGPGVPGVGIDRLRKGGFGAVNGRTFSVCAPGDIVCSTDDTTLLRPLVRKFGKSALADTSIFQQALKMLRRNGFDLQKWSREFGEQDPMSLLPKAFKTGFEIDRYVREGSHGHYLVGNTISVDGQSSIDWVTDRLRDAAR; from the coding sequence ATGAAGGTACGAGCACTACTGGCCTCCGCAGCAATGGTCGCGGGTGGCTCGATGTTGGCTGTCGGGTCCACTACTGCGCCGGCAAGCGCAGATGCACCGTGCGCGCCGCTGCAGGTCGTCGGCGTTCCAGGCACCGGGTACGAGCTCATCTTCGACGGGCAAGGTATGCCGAACGGCCTCGATCTGCTCAAGCCAGGCGTGTTGATCAAGGATGTGGCCGCCAAGTTGCAGCCTGAGCGCGACGCAGGCAGGGTCACCTACCAGCAGGTCCCCTACCCCGCGGACATCGGCATCACCATGTCGTACCGCAAGTCGGTCCGGGTCGGAACGGCCGCTACGAAGACCTACATCAAGGCAAAGTCGATCCAGTGCCCGGGCAGCCGGTTCGCGCTCATCGGGTACTCGCAGGGTGCGAGGGTCGCCGGAAACGTGCTGCATTCCATCGGCAAGGGCAACGGGCCGATCGCGCCCGATAAGCTCGCGGTCGGCGGCTTGTGGTCCGATCCCGGCCGATCGACGTCCGACCAGCTGATCGGACCGGGAGTACCGGGTGTTGGCATCGACCGGCTACGCAAGGGAGGCTTCGGCGCGGTCAACGGCCGTACCTTCTCGGTCTGCGCTCCCGGCGACATCGTCTGCTCGACGGACGATACGACGCTGCTGCGTCCGCTCGTGCGCAAGTTCGGCAAGTCCGCACTCGCAGACACGTCGATCTTCCAGCAGGCCCTGAAGATGCTCCGCCGCAACGGATTCGACCTACAGAAGTGGTCGCGCGAGTTCGGTGAGCAGGATCCGATGTCGCTGCTGCCGAAGGCGTTCAAGACCGGGTTCGAGATCGACCGGTACGTCCGCGAGGGCAGCCACGGCCATTACCTCGTCGGCAACACCATCAGTGTCGACGGCCAGTCGTCGATCGACTGGGTGACGGATCGCCTGCGCGACGCGGCACGCTGA
- a CDS encoding choice-of-anchor G family protein, whose product MIRRYATLSVATALVAGACLTAPPATAADHSSARARFISADVAGIDLGPLAALKGVTAHQRGGHTVTKANKFKGSLLGTTIPLNKYAKQLTLGGAITMGGITQYAQAKSNGRSRAYAGLVSSSGAIGDNGGHRVPKSATVNLSKLMKGRVPDFVNEQVKDLRVRFRGLTAVAAMNGRRNDAPATRCRNLDRPKHCLGYQLGNVSIGARLPALKDLYAQVSPLWSAFDGKSKPIGEICRSLLRPLPQVQPACGALDNNPFMQVSIKPPNANALINVFRRAGRHHGLFVNPKTGAVKLDADRFLSGMGVDVNRLGQGTNVVSYVTQAMDTGVATALNQTAQRVIDEVVAELEKSAITIRPAGGAPFTVHVRDLSPLYLPLVYALKAAVTEGIRHGVGQVTSQILPALRQADAYSNQVQLLANVQDRTPSGAYRVTALRVRINDQEALPGNVDLATVAVGPNGR is encoded by the coding sequence ATGATTCGCAGGTACGCCACCCTGTCGGTGGCTACGGCCCTGGTGGCCGGCGCGTGCCTCACGGCACCGCCGGCCACGGCCGCCGATCACTCGTCGGCACGGGCGCGGTTCATCTCGGCCGATGTCGCAGGCATCGACCTCGGGCCGCTCGCCGCGCTGAAGGGTGTGACGGCCCATCAGCGCGGCGGGCATACGGTCACGAAGGCGAACAAGTTCAAGGGCTCGTTGCTCGGTACGACGATCCCGCTGAACAAGTACGCCAAGCAGCTCACCCTCGGCGGAGCCATCACCATGGGTGGCATCACGCAGTACGCGCAGGCCAAGTCGAACGGCCGGTCCCGGGCGTACGCGGGTCTCGTGAGCTCGTCGGGGGCGATCGGCGACAACGGCGGGCACCGGGTGCCGAAGAGCGCGACCGTCAATCTGTCGAAGCTGATGAAGGGTCGCGTACCGGACTTCGTCAACGAGCAGGTCAAGGATCTCCGCGTCAGGTTCCGGGGCCTGACCGCCGTCGCCGCGATGAACGGACGGCGCAACGACGCACCGGCGACGCGATGCCGGAACCTCGACCGACCGAAGCACTGTCTCGGCTATCAGCTCGGCAACGTTTCGATCGGTGCGCGCCTCCCGGCGCTGAAGGACCTGTACGCGCAGGTCAGCCCCCTGTGGTCGGCGTTCGACGGCAAGTCCAAGCCGATCGGTGAGATCTGCCGCTCGCTGCTGCGACCGCTGCCGCAAGTCCAGCCGGCATGCGGTGCGCTGGACAACAACCCGTTCATGCAGGTGAGCATCAAGCCGCCGAATGCGAACGCGTTGATCAATGTGTTCCGGCGGGCCGGTCGACACCATGGTCTGTTCGTGAACCCGAAGACCGGCGCGGTCAAGCTCGACGCAGATCGCTTCCTGTCGGGGATGGGCGTTGACGTCAACCGGCTCGGGCAGGGCACCAACGTCGTCAGCTACGTGACACAGGCGATGGACACCGGCGTGGCCACGGCACTCAACCAGACGGCACAGCGGGTGATCGACGAGGTCGTCGCCGAGCTCGAGAAGTCGGCGATCACGATTCGTCCTGCCGGCGGAGCGCCGTTCACGGTGCATGTTCGTGACCTGTCGCCGCTGTACCTGCCACTGGTCTACGCACTGAAGGCGGCCGTCACGGAAGGCATCCGCCACGGCGTCGGCCAGGTCACAAGCCAGATCCTGCCCGCGCTTCGGCAGGCCGACGCGTACAGCAACCAGGTCCAGCTGCTTGCGAACGTGCAAGACCGGACCCCGAGCGGTGCGTACCGCGTCACTGCCTTGCGCGTACGGATCAACGACCAGGAGGCGCTGCCCGGCAACGTCGATCTCGCGACAGTGGCGGTCGGCCCGAACGGGCGGTGA
- a CDS encoding GntR family transcriptional regulator, translated as MIEFYLDERSGISSYWQIVRQVRHALTLGMLRKGDQLPTVKGAAAQLAINPNTVLRAYRELERDGLVEARPGVGTFVLTPVSDAEIAAHAPLRRELQVWLRHARDAGLDHESVEALLHTTLHSER; from the coding sequence GTGATCGAGTTCTACCTGGATGAGCGTTCCGGCATCTCCTCGTACTGGCAGATCGTGCGGCAGGTTCGGCACGCGCTGACTCTCGGGATGCTGCGGAAGGGCGATCAGCTCCCGACGGTGAAGGGTGCGGCCGCACAGCTCGCGATCAACCCCAACACGGTGCTCCGGGCGTACCGCGAGCTGGAGCGCGACGGTCTTGTCGAGGCGCGACCCGGCGTCGGCACCTTCGTACTCACCCCTGTCTCCGACGCGGAGATCGCGGCACACGCCCCGCTTCGCCGCGAACTACAGGTCTGGCTGCGGCACGCCCGCGACGCCGGACTCGACCACGAGAGCGTCGAGGCGTTACTGCACACGACACTGCACAGCGAGCGGTGA
- the cysA gene encoding sulfate ABC transporter ATP-binding protein, translating into MSIEIAGVNKRFGDFVALDDVSVSIPSGQLTALLGPSGGGKSTLLRIIAGLETADSGLVEIEGTDATKLPPQKRNVGFVFQHYAVFKHLSVAKNVAFGLEIRSPGRTRIPGTSKRRSDQARIRKRVDELLELVHLSQFSDRLPAQLSGGQRQRMALARALAVEPTVLLLDEPFGALDAKVRKELREWLRRLHDDVHVTTVFVTHDQEEAMEVADEIVVINDGRIEQVGTPDQLYDEPANDFVMGFLGEVTTLGGRQVRPHDIGVEVVNAAPDAVRGEITRLLRIGFAVRLGVRTDEGENVTAVTTRSHARNLGLEIGSEVWLTAEQTAPVRAAVRAV; encoded by the coding sequence ATGAGCATTGAGATCGCGGGCGTCAACAAGAGATTCGGCGACTTCGTCGCTCTCGACGACGTCTCCGTTTCGATCCCGTCCGGCCAGCTGACCGCGCTGCTCGGCCCATCGGGGGGCGGGAAGTCGACCCTGCTCCGGATCATCGCCGGCCTCGAGACGGCCGACTCCGGTCTCGTCGAGATCGAAGGCACCGATGCGACGAAGCTGCCACCCCAGAAGCGCAACGTCGGGTTCGTCTTCCAGCACTACGCCGTGTTCAAGCACCTGAGCGTTGCGAAGAACGTCGCGTTCGGACTGGAGATCCGCTCGCCCGGGCGTACCCGCATCCCGGGCACGTCGAAGCGGCGCAGCGACCAGGCGCGCATCCGAAAGCGCGTAGACGAGCTGCTGGAGCTGGTGCACCTATCGCAGTTCTCGGACCGGCTGCCTGCGCAGCTGTCCGGCGGCCAGCGACAGCGGATGGCGCTCGCCCGTGCCCTCGCCGTCGAGCCGACCGTCCTGTTGCTCGACGAGCCGTTCGGCGCCCTCGACGCGAAGGTGCGAAAGGAGCTGCGCGAATGGTTGCGCCGACTCCACGACGACGTGCACGTGACGACGGTCTTCGTCACCCACGACCAGGAGGAGGCGATGGAGGTCGCCGACGAGATCGTCGTGATCAACGACGGCCGCATCGAACAGGTCGGCACGCCCGACCAGCTCTACGACGAGCCGGCCAACGACTTCGTGATGGGTTTCCTCGGCGAGGTGACCACTCTCGGCGGGCGGCAGGTACGCCCCCACGACATCGGAGTCGAGGTGGTGAACGCCGCCCCGGACGCGGTCCGGGGCGAGATCACCCGGTTGCTGCGGATCGGCTTCGCGGTACGGCTCGGCGTACGCACCGACGAAGGCGAGAACGTCACGGCTGTGACGACACGTTCCCACGCCCGCAACCTCGGGCTCGAGATCGGCTCGGAAGTCTGGCTGACCGCTGAGCAGACGGCGCCCGTACGCGCCGCCGTACGGGCAGTGTGA
- a CDS encoding sulfate ABC transporter permease subunit — MGERSIAVRWGLRLLALGYVFLLVAWPVALVVKHTFADGFASLEGIFSDPNVRSALSLTVEVALWAVAINLVFGVTISILLVRYEFPGKRLLSTLIDVPLSVSPVVVGLALLLVYNGRDGWFGPTVESGGLQVIFNSPGMIMATCFVALPLVIREVVPTLTEIGDDQEQAARSLGAGARQTFLRITLPSIKWAVVYGVVLSLARSLGEFGAVKIVSGNFAGQTQTATLVVEQKYQNFEQSAAYATSFILAAVSVVCIVVVSILRPKEHN, encoded by the coding sequence GTGGGTGAGCGATCCATCGCCGTGCGCTGGGGTCTGCGACTCCTCGCGCTCGGATACGTCTTCCTTCTCGTCGCCTGGCCCGTTGCGCTCGTCGTCAAGCACACGTTCGCCGACGGGTTCGCCTCGCTCGAGGGGATCTTCTCGGACCCGAACGTACGCAGCGCACTGTCGTTGACCGTCGAGGTCGCGCTATGGGCGGTTGCCATCAACCTGGTCTTCGGGGTGACGATCTCGATCCTGCTCGTACGCTACGAGTTCCCGGGCAAACGACTGCTCTCGACACTGATCGACGTACCGCTGTCGGTCTCACCAGTGGTGGTCGGCCTCGCTCTCTTGCTCGTCTACAACGGGCGCGACGGCTGGTTCGGGCCGACCGTCGAAAGCGGCGGGCTCCAGGTGATCTTCAACAGCCCGGGCATGATCATGGCGACCTGCTTCGTGGCGTTGCCGTTGGTCATCCGCGAGGTCGTACCCACCCTGACCGAGATCGGCGACGACCAGGAGCAGGCAGCGCGCTCCCTTGGGGCGGGCGCGCGCCAGACGTTCTTGCGAATCACGCTGCCCAGCATCAAATGGGCCGTCGTGTACGGCGTCGTCCTCTCTCTCGCCCGGTCACTCGGCGAGTTCGGCGCCGTGAAGATCGTCTCGGGCAACTTCGCCGGCCAGACCCAGACGGCCACCTTGGTCGTCGAGCAGAAATACCAGAACTTCGAGCAGAGCGCGGCGTACGCGACCTCGTTCATCCTCGCGGCGGTCAGCGTCGTCTGCATCGTCGTCGTCTCGATCCTGCGTCCAAAGGAGCACAACTGA
- the cysT gene encoding sulfate ABC transporter permease subunit CysT → MTSATAETITRTRNKGRPAGGSTLTRGSALGLGVSVMWFSLLVLIPLAAVVATAAGGGWDQYVTTLSNDQTWAAIRLTVGQSLIVTAVNAVIGTVIAWVLVRDRFWGKSAMDVVIDIPFALPTIVAGLVLLSLYGTNSPLGLEWANTKNSVLLALAFVTLPFVVRAVQPVLEELDRDVEEAAASLGASRFTIFRRIILPSLTPAIAAGAALSFARAISEYGSLVLLSGNLPFQTEVVSVRVLTFIENGNNAGAAALASVMLAVALIVIVGLDLLQRRVARRG, encoded by the coding sequence ATGACTTCAGCAACCGCCGAAACGATCACCCGCACGCGCAACAAGGGGCGCCCGGCTGGGGGTTCGACGCTCACCCGCGGCTCTGCACTGGGTCTCGGCGTCTCCGTGATGTGGTTCAGCCTGCTGGTGCTCATCCCGCTCGCCGCGGTCGTCGCGACCGCGGCGGGCGGGGGTTGGGACCAGTACGTGACCACGTTGTCCAACGACCAGACCTGGGCGGCGATCCGGCTGACCGTCGGCCAGTCGCTCATCGTCACCGCGGTCAACGCGGTCATCGGCACCGTCATCGCGTGGGTACTCGTACGCGACAGGTTCTGGGGCAAGTCGGCGATGGACGTCGTGATCGACATCCCGTTCGCCTTGCCGACGATCGTCGCCGGCCTCGTACTCCTCTCCCTGTATGGGACCAACAGTCCGCTCGGCCTCGAGTGGGCGAACACGAAGAACAGCGTGCTGCTCGCGCTCGCGTTCGTCACCCTGCCGTTCGTCGTACGCGCCGTTCAGCCCGTACTCGAAGAGCTCGACCGTGACGTCGAGGAGGCCGCCGCCTCGCTCGGAGCATCCCGGTTCACCATCTTCCGGCGGATCATCCTGCCGAGCCTGACTCCCGCCATCGCCGCAGGCGCGGCACTGTCGTTCGCCCGCGCGATCTCTGAGTACGGCTCGCTGGTGCTGCTGTCGGGCAACCTGCCGTTCCAGACCGAGGTCGTGTCGGTTCGGGTTCTCACGTTCATCGAGAACGGCAACAACGCGGGTGCCGCGGCGCTCGCGTCGGTGATGTTGGCCGTCGCGTTGATCGTGATCGTCGGACTCGACCTCCTGCAGAGAAGGGTGGCGCGCCGTGGGTGA
- a CDS encoding sulfate ABC transporter substrate-binding protein: MKHKFTIAVATAVTGALALTACSSSGASPDKQVSIVGYSVLEAANKPIIADFQDTAEGEGAVFKESYGASGDQSRAVENDLDADLIHFSLETDVTRLVDAGIVDKDWKSGPTKGIATSSVVVFVVRKGNPKNISGWDDLVKPGVEIITPNPGSSGSARWNILAGWAHATKGKDDDAGKAYVTKLLQNVIALPGSGREATTAFTGGNGDVLLSYENEAILARQQGEDVDYIVPDDTLLIENPAAVTKDADAIASDFLDFLLSKDAQTDYAKSGFRPVIDGVQTDVDGATDPQNPFPEPKTLYTIDDDFGGWDAAADKYFDEDTGIIPELQQKTGQTE, encoded by the coding sequence ATGAAGCACAAGTTCACGATCGCAGTGGCGACGGCAGTCACCGGCGCGCTGGCCTTGACCGCCTGCTCGAGCAGCGGCGCGTCACCGGACAAGCAGGTGAGCATCGTCGGGTACTCCGTACTCGAGGCCGCGAACAAGCCGATCATCGCTGACTTCCAAGACACCGCTGAAGGCGAGGGAGCCGTCTTCAAGGAGTCGTACGGCGCTTCCGGCGACCAGAGCCGCGCGGTCGAGAACGATCTCGACGCCGACCTCATCCACTTCTCGCTGGAGACCGACGTGACCCGACTCGTCGACGCCGGCATCGTCGACAAGGACTGGAAGTCCGGTCCGACCAAGGGAATCGCGACGTCATCGGTGGTGGTGTTCGTCGTACGGAAGGGCAACCCGAAGAACATCTCCGGATGGGACGATCTGGTCAAGCCCGGCGTCGAGATCATCACTCCGAACCCCGGATCATCGGGTTCGGCCCGCTGGAACATCCTCGCCGGCTGGGCGCACGCCACCAAGGGCAAGGACGACGACGCCGGCAAGGCGTACGTCACCAAACTCCTGCAGAACGTCATCGCGTTGCCGGGCAGCGGACGCGAGGCCACGACGGCGTTCACCGGCGGCAACGGCGACGTCCTTCTCTCGTACGAGAACGAGGCGATCCTCGCGCGACAGCAGGGCGAGGACGTCGACTACATCGTCCCCGACGACACCCTGCTGATCGAGAACCCGGCCGCGGTCACCAAGGATGCCGACGCAATTGCATCGGACTTCCTCGACTTCCTACTCAGCAAGGACGCCCAGACCGACTACGCCAAGAGCGGTTTCCGGCCGGTGATCGACGGCGTGCAGACCGACGTCGACGGCGCGACCGACCCGCAGAACCCGTTCCCGGAGCCGAAGACCCTCTACACGATCGATGACGACTTCGGCGGCTGGGACGCTGCGGCCGACAAGTACTTCGACGAGGACACCGGCATCATCCCCGAGCTGCAGCAGAAGACTGGTCAGACCGAATGA
- a CDS encoding GntR family transcriptional regulator: MSFSTPRADSDAAARRPMTTPHYALSELRRLILTGDLRPGQPIRQDSLAELLGVSRVPIREALKILEGEGQVEYRPRRGYVVSELTVDDLSEIYRLRRLLETEAARQAIKLISDEQIAELEAAEAAVEAAGTSEDVLAIASANRRFHFIIFEAARMPHLVQLLSRLWESTAAYRSVHYGDDERRRRFEEEHHAIIDAVRARDARGLVHMLNVHRDGNIEALRQAIIDLKGSPG; the protein is encoded by the coding sequence ATGAGTTTCTCAACGCCACGAGCAGACTCCGATGCCGCTGCACGCCGGCCGATGACAACACCCCACTACGCGCTCAGCGAGCTGCGGCGGCTCATCCTGACCGGTGACCTGCGGCCCGGTCAGCCGATTCGACAGGACTCACTGGCCGAGCTGCTCGGCGTGAGCCGGGTGCCGATCCGCGAAGCGCTCAAGATCCTCGAGGGCGAAGGGCAGGTCGAGTATCGACCACGCCGCGGGTATGTCGTCAGCGAGCTCACCGTCGACGATCTCAGCGAGATCTACCGCCTCCGTCGGCTGCTCGAAACCGAAGCCGCGCGCCAGGCAATCAAGCTGATCAGCGATGAGCAGATCGCCGAGCTGGAGGCCGCCGAGGCTGCGGTCGAAGCCGCCGGCACGAGCGAGGACGTCCTCGCGATCGCGTCGGCCAACCGCCGATTCCATTTCATCATCTTCGAGGCCGCGCGGATGCCGCATCTCGTGCAGCTGCTCTCCCGACTATGGGAGTCGACCGCCGCGTACCGGTCGGTGCATTACGGCGACGACGAACGCCGTCGCAGATTCGAAGAAGAGCACCACGCGATCATCGATGCGGTACGCGCCCGGGATGCACGCGGGCTCGTGCACATGCTCAATGTGCATCGGGACGGAAACATCGAAGCACTGCGTCAAGCAATCATCGATCTCAAGGGATCGCCCGGGTAG